Proteins from one Triticum aestivum cultivar Chinese Spring chromosome 7A, IWGSC CS RefSeq v2.1, whole genome shotgun sequence genomic window:
- the LOC123147723 gene encoding lipid phosphate phosphatase 2, translated as MPPPATPAPSATVHPCLRTHGKEVARLHLFDWIVLLLLVATIGLLGLVQPFHRFVSQDMMADLRYPMKRSTVPDWAVPVIAVVVPMVFIVGIYIKRRNVYDLHHAILGLLFSVLITAIVTVAIKDAVGRPRPDFFWRCFPDGVPKYDNVTGDVICHGKPGAIKEGYKSFPSGHASGAFAGLGFLSWYLAGKMKAFDRRGHIAKLCIVLLPLLSATMVAVSRVTDYWHHWQDVFAGGVLGWVVASFCYLQFFPPPYSEHGVWPHAYLEHIRRPEGEMHVQSTTNSNMHHNSLPLDLSGSNETRTTSHALDSMEEGSRDQ; from the exons atgccgccgccggcgacccctGCCCCTAGCGCTACCGTGCACCCATGCTTGAGGACGCACGGAAAAGAGGTCGCTAGGCTGCACCTGTTCGACTGGATCGTGCTGCTCCTGCTTGTCGCCACGATTGGTTTGCTGGGCCTGGTCCAGCCGTTCCACCGCTTCGTGTCCCAGGACATGATGGCGGACCTCCGGTACCCCATGAAGCGCAGCACCGTGCCCGACTGGGCCGTGCCG GTTATTGCCGTCGTTGTGCCGATGGTTTTCATCGTTGGGATATACATCAAGAGGAGGAACGTCTATGACCTGCATCACGCCATCCTTG GCCTCCTGTTTTCCGTCCTTATAACTGCTATCGTGACCGTTGCGATCAAGGACGCGGTTGGTCGGCCGCGCCCGGACTTCTTTTGGCGCTGCTTTCCCGACGGAGTGCCG AAGTACGACAACGTCACCGGAGATGTGATATGCCACGGTAAACCAGGCGCGATCAAAGAGGGGTACAAGAGCTTCCCGAGTGGGCATGCTTCAG GCGCATTTGCTGGGCTTGGATTCCTGTCATGGTACCTGGCCGGCAAAATGAAGGCTTTTGATCGAAGAGGACACATCGCCAAGCTCTGCATCGTTCTTCTGCCTCTCCTTTCCGCGACGATGGTTGCGGTATCGCGGGTGACGGACTACTGGCACCACTGGCAGGATGTGTTTGCTGGTGGAGTCCTTG GATGGGTGGTTGCTTCATTTTGCTACCTTCAGTTCTTTCCACCACCCTACAGTGAACATG GAGTTTGGCCTCATGCGTACTTGGAGCACATTCGTCGTCCGGAGGGTGAAATGCATGTGCAATCAACAACAAACTCGAATATGCACCATAACTCACTGCCACTTGATCTTTCTGGATCAAATGAGACGAGAACCACCAGCCATGCACTGGATTCCATGGAAGAAGGGAGCAGAGATCAGTGA